The nucleotide sequence ggtcatcAGGAAGTATGACGTGAAGCACAATAAACTGAAAACTGCAACTTCCTTGATATTCACTCACAAGTAGTTTAGAGCAGTCATTGGAGATAAGTCTGGTATGGTGCCTGACAGTTGGTTTAGTGCCAAATGCCTAAAAAAGTGAACATGGCATTAGGAGGACTAAATCCATTAGCCATTTTCAAATGTTATTCTGAAGACTGATAGACTCACAATTCATTGATGTTTGTAAGGTTGCTGATGGTTGATGGTATTGATCCTGTTAAAGAATTTCTATCAAGTCGACTGCAGGAGATGAGAATCAGCGTGCACTTCCAGTCAGTTTTGGGATACACCAAttctgagaaaagaaagagcaaGAGGATGTGGATTTTTTACTCACAGAACCTCAAGTGTCTGAACAAGTCCTATTGTCGAGGGAATTCTCCCAGTAAGTTGATTACTATCAAATAACCTGTCGGGTCAAAAGCATTCACCATTCATAATCATTTGCTACATTTGACTTTAATCCTTGATAGAGATAAAAGGATGAGTTTATGTCTACTTACACATGTATCAGTACCATATCTGAGCTGAAAAGTTGGGCAGGGATGGTACCAGAAAGCAGGTTCTTATTGAAATGACTGCATGGTCATTAAAAAGCGATTATTTGAAAAATTCATCACATTCCACAATCAAAATGGGTCAGAAAATAAATTGTACTGACAAGTGTTTAGCTTTATGAAGTTGGTCCAAGCCTGGAGTATTGGCCGTTGACACGGGGAGAGGTCCTGTTAACTGATTTTCTGCTAGATCCAACCAGTAGAGTTTAGAGAGTTTCCCGAAAGAAGGAGGTATTCCACCACTTAAGTTGTTTGTGTTCAAAGCCCTGTGAAACATAGCCAAATATGAAGTAAGTAATTTCAGGTAGATGTAATGTAGCAGAACTCTCGGTTTCAAAACTCTTACAGGAACGATAGCTCAGCAAGATTGCCAAGCTCACTCGGAATATTTCCGGTAAAGCTACAGCCTTGCAAGATCCTGAAGGATGAAAAAGCATataattcatttggttattgCAAACTTAAGTTCTGAAAAGTCGGTATATGCAAAATATGCAAAACTAGCTTGCATTGTGATCTTACAGGATATTCAAGTTCTTTAGATCCCCTAACCGTGGAGTGAGTGGACCTGTGAGTTCTTTGTTATTTGACAAATCCCTGCAACCACAATAATAGTTCTGTAACTTAAACAAAAAGCCACGCACTTCTTCAAAACTAATTCCGAATCACTCCTTAAACATCAAAATTGGGTGCAGAAGAATGGAACTTACAAGGATCTTAATTCGCTTAGGCCACTGATGTCACCACTTAGTCTCCCTTTAAGTCCCATTGTTGATAGTCCCCTGAAGAAGCGCAAACCCATAACGCCGTCAATGGCAGGATTCAGTTTCATATTCAAAAGTCAAAAGATATATCAAAAAACAAACACGATTAATCGATCACAAGAGCACCAAAACTAGAGGCGACACAAGAATGCTCACAATGCAGTCACTCTTGAATTGTTGCAGGTGACTCCTTCCCAGGGGAATCCACAAGGATCGTCCGACTGCTGCCAGGTTGGTGGTGTATTTTCCCATGAGCTCTTCAGAGATTGGAGAGCAGCACCTGCTCCCCCAAAAACATGACTTCTTAGATTAAGTGTCTGAAATCTTAAGCAATTTTTGTTTGAGATCCCTCATGTGAGAACCAGCAGAGAAGAATATACTCTTAACAAAGTAGACTACTATTAGGCATCTCTCTGCTAAATGATATCAGAATTGTGATCTTTCAACATCAGAACTGTTATTGCATTATCAATTAAAGGAATTGAACATTAGGGGCGATACCCAGTTGAAAATTTCATAGGTTCTATGCAAATAAATGCTGCTAGTTCCAGATTCATAAAGATCATATCTGCTTTGAGTTACTATGTCTGCAAAATCTCTGCAATCCAATCTATGCTTACAAATTGTATGTTAAAAATCCTTAACTAACAGAAATTAAACCAGAATTAAGGGCACAGAAGACAAGACCATCACAATATCAACTACACACACTCATGTTCAATAATatacaagaaagaagaagaagaaaaggagaagatgAAGTTCTCTCACCATCTTCAGAGTTGGTAACAGACACAATAACATGAATTCTTGCAGAAAACAAGGCTAGAAAGAAGAACAACCCAATGGGTGCAGCAGAAGCCATAGCTACCTCTCCACAAAGCTTCAATCAGAGTCAACGCGACCTCAATTCTCTCTCGGATTTTTTGTGTACGAAAACACTAAAACACATTCAAACAATGATAGGCCGGCAATACCTAATAGTATATACTTTCTCTCCAGCTAAGACTTCGTCAAGAAAATATCACCCAAAAAAGCCacctctttttttcctctccccATTGATTTTGTCTTGTCTTTGAATCCACTCTCCACCTTAAAATACCCACCATCAGATTTTCATTTCTATTCCTTCAAACTTCACGTCTTTGTCATAATAATCCATCATTGATCATTTCTTTTGCCAACTAAACCCACAAATGACAGTGCAGATACAAAACAATGATTACATTTattttatgtgtgtatatatatatatatatatatatattcaaatatgcATATGCATACACAGAGTCGCATCTATATTTCGGTTAAAACTAGAAAGCAACAACCGTTTGCTTTTAAATTGGCATCGTTTGAACGGACCAATTTGTGTTCATTGAAAATGATAGAattgttgttattgttattgttgtttgCGTAGagtttaattaatcaaaaaggGGGTTTTATTATGGACAATTGGATAGTAGGTGGAAGATGGTCCTACACATTCACAAATAGCTTTTGACATTAGCTTTTCCGTCTCGCCTTGTTGGAAGGAATTGATGTATAAAAAAATATCAGAAACCATGAGTAGGCAGGCAAAGGAAAGTtggatatatatcatatatggatGGACGTTCCTAGTGGTTTTATTTATACATAAATTGAACAATGAAGAAAGGAAGGTGCCAACCAGGTGCTAGCTTGGTTGACAAAGTCTTTTGGCATAAGATTTGTTTGACAATTGGAATTGGGTTCGGAGGTTTGGTCATATGCAGTGGCGTACCTAAGTCTTTGAATATCTTGGGCGAGCTCTAAAATATGGGTCATcttaaaaaaagatatttggttaatctttttatttattaaattttaagttgaCATGGATTGGGAGTTatttgactattttttttttctgtaaatGGGGCTTAAATGAATTTATGGTTATTAtagtactatttttttttttaaatatgggaCCCTCGAGATTTGGGAACTTTGAGCGACTGCCTATGTTGAGATTTGGGGACTCTGTGCGGCAGACTATGTTGCCCCACCCAAAAACGCCCTATTAGTCTTTAAATATCCAACCCCCTTGTTTTAATTCcaaaaatgagattttttttttctctgataaAAATTTCATTACTTACGGAAATTATACAAAGTATACTAAGTCCATAAGCCACCCCGAAGTGAATCAGTTTTTGTTTGCAACAAAATATGGGCTTTGGGCTGGGCTAAAAGAAATTTGGTCATTATGGTCCATGATCTATgggaaactttagtcacaccacAGTTTTTATTAAAcacaccccaatttgagttgaccatcccttgtaaaatgcaattgacggggtgtctttaataaaaaatggggtgtgactaaaatttTCCATGATCTATCCGTGGCCCAAAGAGCAGCTCCTTGAATGAACAGTGGTTGACTTGGCCCGTAGAAGAAGTCTAAACCCAAAGGATGATGAGGAATATCATActgatgaaaattttatttttttgagaatataagataaaaatacaagaatacaattatatctatttgtcttTTTCACTGTCAAGGTGGAAGAAATCCAAAACATAGAATTTGGAAACTCTAAAACAAAATGAGCctgtaataataatattaagagAATTAGTCAACCACAACTCTGAGGACTGAGCTTCGGATGATCAGGAGGACAAGTTCTCTCAAAAATTGGCTAAGCTGGTGGAATATGAATATGGCCTCACTGAGGACGACAGTAAACAGTATTCGCAAGCGCACTGTCGCAGACTGGGTTTCCCATGAGTCTGAATGACATAGGATTGATAGATGAGAATGATAGACCAAAAAAAAGACAAGACAGACATAAAAACATCATCAGCAATGTATATAACGGCTTGGAAATAAATTATCTTACTTTAGAGTAGTATTGAAGCCAGAACCAAGTGTTGCTATTGAAATCTGGTTGTTCTCCAGATCAATAAGTTCCAATTGTGGGCTAAAATTGGCTCCGCCAATTGTCAGCGTGCCATTAAATGCATTGTTCTTCAGTTTCCTGTCAAAATTTGATTGAAAAATTTCAGACTAATTGTTTCCAGGACTGGTATTAGTCACTTCACAGCAACATGTTGCACTTAATAAGGACTTACACTACTTGTATCCTTGGAAAAGAGAGGAGTTCTGGGGGAAAAGACCCTTGAAGTGATGAATATTCCATGACCCTGTTTGCATTGAAGATCCATATGAGATAAAGATCACAGATCAATGAAGGTTTTGGCATTCAATCAATACAAGTTGAAGACTTACAAAGTGTTGAGTGATGTCAAGGATGTGAACCAAGCCGGAGCTTCTGATGCTAAAAAGGAATTGTTGCTAAGGTCCCTGGAGAGACATAAAAAAAAGGTCGTGGAGATGTGTGAGGTGAAGCACAATAAACTGAGAACTGCAACTTCCATGATATTCACTCACAAGTAGTTTAGAGAAGTCATTGGAGATAAGTCCGGTACGGTGCCTGACAGTTCGTTTTGCGCCAAATGCCTAAAAAAGTGAACATGGCATTAGGAGGACTAATTCCCTTAGCCATTTTCAAATGTTATTCTGaagacatatatatacttacaatTCATTGATGTTTGTAAGGTTGCTGATAGTTGATGGTATTGCTCCTGTTAAAGAATTTCTATCAAGTCGACTGCAGGAGACAAGAATCAGCATGCACCTCAGTCATTTTTGGGATAGACCAATTCTGAGAAAGGAAAGAGCAAGTGGATGTGGATTTTACTCACAGAACTTCAAGTGTCTGAACAAGTCCTATTGTTGCGGGAATTCCTCCAGTAAGTTTATTACTATCAAATAACCTGTCGAGTAAAAAGAATTCAAGACTCATTTGCTGTATTTGATTTGATAATAGAGATAAAAGGATGAGTTTGTGTCTACTTACACATGTATCAGTATCATATCTGAGCTGAAAAGTTGGGCAGGGATGGAACCAGAAAGCTGGTTCTTATTGAAATGACTACATGgtcattaaaaagaaaaaacgatTATTTGGAACAATCATCAAATTCCACAATCAAAATGGGTTGGAAAATAAAGGGTACTCACAAGTGTTTAGCTTTATGAAGTTGGTCCAAGCCTGGAGTAGTGTCTGTTGATACGGGAAGTGGTCCTGTTAACTGATTTTCTGCTAGATCCAACCAGTAGAGTTTAGAAAGTTTCCCCAAAGAAGGAGGTATTCCACCACTTAAGTTGTTTGTGTTCAAAGCCCTATCAAACATAGCCAAATATGAAGTAAGAATTTCAGGTCTATTTAATGTAGCAGAACTCTCGATTTCAAAACTCTTACAGGAATGATAGCTCGGCAAGATTGCCAAGCTCACTCGGAATATTTCCGGTGAAGCTACAGCCTTGTAAGATCCTGAAGGATGAAAAAGCATATACTTCATTTGGTtatagaagtcttaagttcTCAGAAGTGGGTATATGCAAAATATGCAAAACTAGCTTGCATTGTAGTCTTACAGGATATTCAAGTTCTTTAGATCCCCTAAGCGTGGAGTGAGTGAACCTGTGAGTCCTTTGTTATACGACAAGTCCCTGCAACCACAATAATAATTCTCTAACTTAAACAAACGGCAGTGCATTGCTTCAAAACTAATTCAGATTCACTGCTCAAACATCAAAATTGGATGCAGAAGAATGGAACTTACAAGGATATTAATTCGGTTAGGCTACCAATGTCACCACTTAGTCTCCCTTTAAGTCCCATTGCTGGTAGTCCCCTGAAGAAGCGCAAATGCATAACGCCCACCAATGGCAGGATTCAGTTTCATAGACAACGTCAAAGTTATATCAAAAACAAACATAATTAATCGATCATGAGAGCATCGAAACAAGAACGACATCATAATGCTCACAATGCAGTAACTCTTGAATCTTTGCAGGTGACTCCTTCCCAGGGGAATCCACAAGGATCGTTCGACTGCTGCCAAGTTGGAGGTGTATTTTCCCATGAGCTCTTCATAGATTGCAGAGCAGCAGCTGCTCCCCCAAAAACATGACTTCTTAGTTCTTAGATTAAGTGTTTGAAATCATAAGCAATTTTTGTTTAAGATGTCTAATGCCACAACATATGAGAACCAGCAGAAAAGATTATACTCTTAACAAAGTAGACTACTATTAATGATATCAGAATTGTGATCTTTCATCTTCAGAAATGTTGTTGCATTAATTCAAggttcaaattgaacaaaaacgtgaaaagtttgtccatagagagagttgagcaatttcaaaccatcaaagttgacagttgtattctatttattgttcttaaatatctaatgtgctagttttgttttcatagaatgtttcgtaataAAAGAATGCCATAAGACTAAGTTTTGTTCTAAATTagacagaaatgtgaaaagttcgtccatgcagagagttgtgaaattccaaaccatcaaagttgaccattggactctatttattgttcatatAAATCATATCTGCTTTGAGTTACTGTGTCTGCAAAATTTCTGCAATTCAATCTATGCTAATAAATTGTACATTAAATATACTTAACTAACAGGAATTGTATCAGCATTAGGGGCACAGAAGACAAGACCATCACAAATATAAACCACGCATACTCATGTTCAGTCACATACaagaaagaagggaaaaaaagaataagaagatcaAGTTATCTGACCATCTCCATCGTTGGTAAGAGACACAATAACATGAATTCTTGCACAAAACAACGCCAGAAATAAGAACAGCCCAATGGGTGCAGCAGAAGCCATAGCTAGCTCTCCACACAGCTTCAATCAGAATCAACTCCACCACAATTTTCTCTCAGATTTTTGGCTTATAACATGGTCGGCCGGCAATAGCTAATGGCATATACTTTTGTCAAGACAATTGAAAAGTTAAAAAGACTTCTGTCAAGAAAATATCAgccaaaaaagaggaaaaaaccaCCTCTTGTTTTCCTCTCCCAATTGATTTTGTCTTTTAAGTGAATCCACTCTGATGATGTCCAAAGCTCGCTTTAGCTGACAATGCTCGGAGCTATCTTTCTCTAGTCTGTCAATCAAAATTGCAGGGTTTAGAATCATTTATCTGGAGGTGAATATTGTTGGGAAATTTGTCCAAGATCCttcttaacaaaaatatcacACACGACAGAAAATTGACAgcatggccgatcgatcggctCCCTCTCTGGTCCAAATTGCAACATTAATGTGCAATTGTTGCATGCATTAAAGGTCTTTTTTTTTAGCATCGGAGTCTTCAATATATGtacactcttttttttgttccttcatGCATATTCACAAATGCATTGTTACATGTTTATTTGAATGAGTTCCTTGATGTTTTGGTTCAATATATAGTGCCATCAAGCACAAAACAATGTGGGTAATGCATTATTAATCAACAATATTaaacaagagaaaaaaagacTTTAGATTTCTCTCTATGAATGAGACcttgtataaaagaaaagaaaaacacatttaCACACTCGATCTCCAACTGCATTGAAGTGTTAACAATTAATTGTCAAGGATAAAAGAGCTTGGCAAAAAGAAGCTCATTCCAGGTATCTTGAAGTCCTGGCAAGCACCAATGCACACAATCAGCATAGCTAACTGGGTTTGCTAGCTGCTCTGGTGTCAATGGACTCCATTGCTTCTTGTAGATTGCCGTGTGCGCGTCTTTTCGATAATTCGAAAGTTGGGTGATGTTCAGGAACGTAATTGGGAATTTTGATTTCCTAAACACCTCTCCGATCACTTGCATTACGCTCTTCCGAGCATCGGATCCCCAGTAATTAGGATCTTCAATCAATGTCGTTTCGTTGTAACAGTTTCTGCCCTGTTCGCCTCCCCAGTCTATGCTCCTGCGATCAATTCATTTCTTCGACTGTCAATATTACTTACAAGATGTGCAATACTAAATAAGAATATATAACCACATGGCTTACTTTGCATGAGTAGGAGACATGCTAGTGAAGAAGACTCTAGTCTTCTTTGGATCCATATTTTTCCTAACCCATCTCAACATACTCTTCATTGCCATTCTATAAGCATCTTCTGTGGACAACTCCACAATCTCTCTCGCTTCATCATCAAAGGACCCTTGCCtacaaaaacatatataacaTAACCTTAATTTTATCACACAAAAAAACTGAAGAATGTATGTAAATGAAGAAGAAGGGGAATGAAGTAAGTATGTATATACAAGATCTTCATCTTGAGGCCAGTCATCCACCAAAGATAAGTGTTGAAAACCATAATATCAACTCCTTTCCAGTGCTTCCCATGCTTGTTTATGGATCCTCTCCGTACGATCCTATCCGAGACTCTGTGAATCACAGCATCGTCTGAGTTTGATTCCAGAAGAAATGGTGCCCAGTAGAACTCAATTGTGGCATTGTACTCCTATTGTTATGTACAAAATTAATTgaaggtaaaaaaaaacaaagagagcaGAATTAATCGTAAGTTAGATTAATTAATGAAAGAAATCTGTGGTGGAAAAAACCTTGGCAGTGAAGACAGTTAGTGAATCGAAAGTCTCCATGGATTTGGCTTCTTCTGGTATGAGTCTATGGAGAAGACATATCATTGATACATACTGACCCCTGTTCAACGAGTCTCCAACAAACATCATCCTTTTCCCTCGCAAGCTTTCTAGCATCAGTGTCGCATTGAAACTGAACAAACatgtataaaataaaattatgcatGTATAATTGCAGTTCATCCCCAAAAAAAATCTACGAGAATTTCCAATTTACAAATTGGAAATGATTTTAGAGGCCAACACGGCCCATTAGACCAGCTTATCGGCCCACACATTATATTTTGGTGCGCGAGTCTTAGATTTTAATGCATTTATTTTCTCATGAGAAATGGAGATTGGGTTGGCTGGAGACTTCTATAAAACACCTCACACATCTCACATATGAATGTCGTATGAACTATTCGTAATTCTCTCATGACAAGATATTGGTATTTCATAGTTCATACTTCATTTCATAGACTTATGCACATGAAAAAATGGCGTGCCACGTGGACAATGGTGGGCCCATCAGTTTGGACTTCGCTAGGGTACGTGGCATATAGATTCTGTTTATATCGATGGCATTGCCGGCCACCCGCCGGTGCTCTCGGAGATGAAAATGTCCATTAATTACGGCATATGCCGACCATTTTACACATTTGGT is from Tripterygium wilfordii isolate XIE 37 chromosome 14, ASM1340144v1, whole genome shotgun sequence and encodes:
- the LOC120014134 gene encoding probable leucine-rich repeat receptor-like protein kinase At5g49770, which gives rise to MASAAPIGLFLFLALFCARIHVIVSLTNDGDAAALQSMKSSWENTPPTWQQSNDPCGFPWEGVTCKDSRVTALGLPAMGLKGRLSGDIGSLTELISLDLSYNKGLTGSLTPRLGDLKNLNILILQGCSFTGNIPSELGNLAELSFLALNTNNLSGGIPPSLGKLSKLYWLDLAENQLTGPLPVSTDTTPGLDQLHKAKHFHFNKNQLSGSIPAQLFSSDMILIHVLFDSNKLTGGIPATIGLVQTLEVLRLDRNSLTGAIPSTISNLTNINELHLAQNELSGTVPDLSPMTSLNYLDLSNNSFLASEAPAWFTSLTSLNTLVMEYSSLQGSFPPELLSFPRIQVVKLKNNAFNGTLTIGGANFSPQLELIDLENNQISIATLGSGFNTTLKLMGNPVCDSALANTVYCRPQ
- the LOC120014780 gene encoding protein trichome birefringence-like 33 isoform X1, with amino-acid sequence MKSPLSSSSSIRKTRLSPYLFTLLAFIFVVAVLYGEDFRCIVSQLELNSERPHVKRTVFVEKLPFAIWRGGEVEGCDVFSGRWVRDESNRPLYEESECPYIQPQLTCQKHGRPEKEYQYWRWQPHGCSLPSFNATLMLESLRGKRMMFVGDSLNRGQYVSMICLLHRLIPEEAKSMETFDSLTVFTAKEYNATIEFYWAPFLLESNSDDAVIHRVSDRIVRRGSINKHGKHWKGVDIMVFNTYLWWMTGLKMKILQGSFDDEAREIVELSTEDAYRMAMKSMLRWVRKNMDPKKTRVFFTSMSPTHAKSIDWGGEQGRNCYNETTLIEDPNYWGSDARKSVMQVIGEVFRKSKFPITFLNITQLSNYRKDAHTAIYKKQWSPLTPEQLANPVSYADCVHWCLPGLQDTWNELLFAKLFYP
- the LOC120014780 gene encoding protein trichome birefringence-like 33 isoform X2, with translation MKSPLSSSSSIRKTRLSPYLFTLLAFIFVVAVLYGEDFRCIVSQLELNSERPHVKRTEKLPFAIWRGGEVEGCDVFSGRWVRDESNRPLYEESECPYIQPQLTCQKHGRPEKEYQYWRWQPHGCSLPSFNATLMLESLRGKRMMFVGDSLNRGQYVSMICLLHRLIPEEAKSMETFDSLTVFTAKEYNATIEFYWAPFLLESNSDDAVIHRVSDRIVRRGSINKHGKHWKGVDIMVFNTYLWWMTGLKMKILQGSFDDEAREIVELSTEDAYRMAMKSMLRWVRKNMDPKKTRVFFTSMSPTHAKSIDWGGEQGRNCYNETTLIEDPNYWGSDARKSVMQVIGEVFRKSKFPITFLNITQLSNYRKDAHTAIYKKQWSPLTPEQLANPVSYADCVHWCLPGLQDTWNELLFAKLFYP